The Larimichthys crocea isolate SSNF chromosome X, L_crocea_2.0, whole genome shotgun sequence genome segment cctccacctcctcaaaCCCCGCCCAGACACACCCAAACGCCTCCGTCCGCGTCCTCCAGCACACCAGAGCTCTTCAGCCCTGTGACGCTGTCACCCGGAGCGTCTGCAGAGCTCTTCAGTGAACCCTGCCTGACCCCAAGGGTGGAGGAGGGCGGTGTCGTGGTCGAGGCTACCACAGACGGCGTCCTCTGTTCCCAGGAGGCCGAGCGACGTGTATCCACGCCTGCCCAGGACTCCCCCGCCAAACCCCCTGATTCAAAGAGAGCTCGAAGCTCAGAGGACCAAACGACTGAAGCGTCAGCCGCCACCGCCACCGCTGCCGGGCTCAGAGGTCCGACCACACTGCTGTCCAGGTGTGACAAACGCAGAGTCAGGTACTCGGTTCTGGTGGCGGTGGTTCACCCCAGTCACCTGAAGGAGGTCAAGGTGAGCAGAGGCGTCATGGTCACAAAGAATGTTTTAGTAATTACTAATTAGTCTGCGTTCAGCCTGATGTGTTGTGATTGGTCGGTTTGAAGGTGAAGTCTGGGCCGACGGCGGGAACCTTCGTTCCTCTGGCATCCATCGTGGTAACGGACCAATCAGGCGTGGAGATGAAGGTGGTGCTGTGGCGGCGAGCGGCGTTCTGGGCGTTGACGGTTAGTCCTGGAGACATTCTGCTCATCACAGGTAATACAGGAAGTACAGCTAAAGACCACGCCCACTGTGCACAGGTGTGATAGTGGGCGGGATTACCTGAACGCAGGTTTGTCGTGTTGTCCAATCAGGTCTGCAGGTGAATGACGACAGGTGGCGAGGAGAGACGGTACTGCAGTCGACCTTCAGCAGCAAACTGCTCAACCTGGGACAGATCGCTGCCTCCACCTGCCCGCCAGGTACGATGCCTGCGACCAATCAGAAGCCTCCTCGGCACGTCAACGCTCGCTCACTCGATGCTCTGTGCAGCTTCCTTCGTGAGCGGCGCCCCCTGCTGGTCTCACTGAAGCTCCGCCCCCCTCAGGACCTGAACTGCCTCCCCTACGCCGCCCTGAGGTCACTGAAGGTCAACACGCTGGTCCACGCCCTGCTgcgtgtcacacacacacacatgagcacagGTGAGCGGGTCACAGGTGTCATGTGATCAAAGCGGGGTCATCGGTGTAGAGGTGTAGCAGAGGTGTAGTTAGGGGTGTAGCAGAGGTGTAGCAGAGGTGTACTTAGAGGTGTAGCAGAGGTGtagctcctgtttgttttcatgtttgtcagCGTGGCGGAGCGACGCCGAGTCTCGCTGCCGGTCGGCCGTCCAGCTGAAGGCCGTCCTGACCGTGGAGCAGCCGggtggccagcagggggcgctgctgcTGTGGGGCGCAGCGGTGGAGTGGCTGCCTCGCTTCAACCGAGACCGAGGTACGAACACCTGAACGTGACGTATACACCAATCAGAGAACTGCTTAACTTCCTGCTTCCTTTAGGCGCCGTGTGGGACTTCCGCGTCCTCCTGGTGACTGGcggtttgacctctgacctcccgGAGCTGCACTCCACCCCCTGGAGCTCCGTCAGGCCTCTGGAGCCGGACGACCGCCGGGCGCAGAGCTTCCTCCAACCACGGCCAcgtcagacaggaaacagcagcagcgtAGAGCTCGACCTCGCCACGCTGCTGTCCCAGAAATACAGTGGTGGgtgtgacttcctgtctgcagctccttcaaaataaaagcccctaAAGCTACCTGtcttgttataaaaattaggattatcctggggtgcagatgtcttaactcatacagatagtgtgtctgtcctgttctttgtatgtctcgcatacctcccttagttggcctctgattcactgaggctggtagggagggacaattataaattagtgtTATAAGGACAGGAGAGTAATcgggttaa includes the following:
- the shld2 gene encoding shieldin complex subunit 2 isoform X4, which encodes MLPSDWWSQLLCPVIVSSCETHQHLHPSDFMCDRPKIHVFLGAPPPSSSPALVSEAGVEGEERLPAGWRHLELTWQDGQLRPATDEAGNRTSGENVAAEDDDQCSASVQEYLDSCFPAAQPGPEPEPEPEPEHLSAQTQYLTTWTLSQALILRGRCGIQSTTSPEKTPPPPPQTPPRHTQTPPSASSSTPELFSPVTLSPGASAELFSEPCLTPRVEEGGVVVEATTDGVLCSQEAERRVSTPAQDSPAKPPDSKRARSSEDQTTEASAATATAAGLRGPTTLLSRCDKRRVRYSVLVAVVHPSHLKEVKVKSGPTAGTFVPLASIVVTDQSGVEMKVVLWRRAAFWALTVSPGDILLITGLQVNDDRWRGETVLQSTFSSKLLNLGQIAASTCPPGTMPATNQKPPRHVNARSLDALCSFLRERRPLLVSLKLRPPQDLNCLPYAALRSLKVNTLVHALLRVTHTHMSTGAVWDFRVLLVTGGLTSDLPELHSTPWSSVRPLEPDDRRAQSFLQPRPRQTGNSSSVELDLATLLSQKYSGDVELRVEVAAFHFQDSRPSQNAPQPVLDSSTRLDGILAALSGDITYTGCGRCSAELDTDANGIYDPCYPCLPHTAVRRYYRPGVLTVSRWGSSQVCVQVPPVPLEKILEAPPDKLHRSSAPGSQVKFIQAAAERLQTLLALPRKTFIVTVRSHFLCDENSVPISQDFTLLDLQFPA
- the shld2 gene encoding shieldin complex subunit 2 isoform X1, whose product is MLPSDWWSQLLCPVIVSSCETHQHLHPSDFMCDRPKIHVFLGAPPPSSSPALVSEAGVEGEERLPAGWRHLELTWQDGQLRPATDEAGNRTSGENVAAEDDDQCSASVQEYLDSCFPAAQPGPEPEPEPEPEHLSAQTQYLTTWTLSQALILRGRCGIQSTTSPEKTPPPPPQTPPRHTQTPPSASSSTPELFSPVTLSPGASAELFSEPCLTPRVEEGGVVVEATTDGVLCSQEAERRVSTPAQDSPAKPPDSKRARSSEDQTTEASAATATAAGLRGPTTLLSRCDKRRVRYSVLVAVVHPSHLKEVKVKSGPTAGTFVPLASIVVTDQSGVEMKVVLWRRAAFWALTVSPGDILLITGLQVNDDRWRGETVLQSTFSSKLLNLGQIAASTCPPGTMPATNQKPPRHVNARSLDALCSFLRERRPLLVSLKLRPPQDLNCLPYAALRSLKVNTLVHALLRVTHTHMSTAWRSDAESRCRSAVQLKAVLTVEQPGGQQGALLLWGAAVEWLPRFNRDRGAVWDFRVLLVTGGLTSDLPELHSTPWSSVRPLEPDDRRAQSFLQPRPRQTGNSSSVELDLATLLSQKYSGDVELRVEVAAFHFQDSRPSQNAPQPVLDSSTRLDGILAALSGDITYTGCGRCSAELDTDANGIYDPCYPCLPHTAVRRYYRPGVLTVSRWGSSQVCVQVPPVPLEKILEAPPDKLHRSSAPGSQVKFIQAAAERLQTLLALPRKTFIVTVRSHFLCDENSVPISQDFTLLDLQFPA
- the shld2 gene encoding shieldin complex subunit 2 isoform X2, translated to MLPSDWWSQLLCPVIVSSCETHQHLHPYFMCDRPKIHVFLGAPPPSSSPALVSEAGVEGEERLPAGWRHLELTWQDGQLRPATDEAGNRTSGENVAAEDDDQCSASVQEYLDSCFPAAQPGPEPEPEPEPEHLSAQTQYLTTWTLSQALILRGRCGIQSTTSPEKTPPPPPQTPPRHTQTPPSASSSTPELFSPVTLSPGASAELFSEPCLTPRVEEGGVVVEATTDGVLCSQEAERRVSTPAQDSPAKPPDSKRARSSEDQTTEASAATATAAGLRGPTTLLSRCDKRRVRYSVLVAVVHPSHLKEVKVKSGPTAGTFVPLASIVVTDQSGVEMKVVLWRRAAFWALTVSPGDILLITGLQVNDDRWRGETVLQSTFSSKLLNLGQIAASTCPPGTMPATNQKPPRHVNARSLDALCSFLRERRPLLVSLKLRPPQDLNCLPYAALRSLKVNTLVHALLRVTHTHMSTAWRSDAESRCRSAVQLKAVLTVEQPGGQQGALLLWGAAVEWLPRFNRDRGAVWDFRVLLVTGGLTSDLPELHSTPWSSVRPLEPDDRRAQSFLQPRPRQTGNSSSVELDLATLLSQKYSGDVELRVEVAAFHFQDSRPSQNAPQPVLDSSTRLDGILAALSGDITYTGCGRCSAELDTDANGIYDPCYPCLPHTAVRRYYRPGVLTVSRWGSSQVCVQVPPVPLEKILEAPPDKLHRSSAPGSQVKFIQAAAERLQTLLALPRKTFIVTVRSHFLCDENSVPISQDFTLLDLQFPA
- the shld2 gene encoding shieldin complex subunit 2 isoform X3; amino-acid sequence: MCDRPKIHVFLGAPPPSSSPALVSEAGVEGEERLPAGWRHLELTWQDGQLRPATDEAGNRTSGENVAAEDDDQCSASVQEYLDSCFPAAQPGPEPEPEPEPEHLSAQTQYLTTWTLSQALILRGRCGIQSTTSPEKTPPPPPQTPPRHTQTPPSASSSTPELFSPVTLSPGASAELFSEPCLTPRVEEGGVVVEATTDGVLCSQEAERRVSTPAQDSPAKPPDSKRARSSEDQTTEASAATATAAGLRGPTTLLSRCDKRRVRYSVLVAVVHPSHLKEVKVKSGPTAGTFVPLASIVVTDQSGVEMKVVLWRRAAFWALTVSPGDILLITGLQVNDDRWRGETVLQSTFSSKLLNLGQIAASTCPPGTMPATNQKPPRHVNARSLDALCSFLRERRPLLVSLKLRPPQDLNCLPYAALRSLKVNTLVHALLRVTHTHMSTAWRSDAESRCRSAVQLKAVLTVEQPGGQQGALLLWGAAVEWLPRFNRDRGAVWDFRVLLVTGGLTSDLPELHSTPWSSVRPLEPDDRRAQSFLQPRPRQTGNSSSVELDLATLLSQKYSGDVELRVEVAAFHFQDSRPSQNAPQPVLDSSTRLDGILAALSGDITYTGCGRCSAELDTDANGIYDPCYPCLPHTAVRRYYRPGVLTVSRWGSSQVCVQVPPVPLEKILEAPPDKLHRSSAPGSQVKFIQAAAERLQTLLALPRKTFIVTVRSHFLCDENSVPISQDFTLLDLQFPA